A portion of the Zootoca vivipara chromosome 6, rZooViv1.1, whole genome shotgun sequence genome contains these proteins:
- the LOC118087824 gene encoding phospholipase A2 inhibitor NAI-like → MRLRRRTSFTMQLLLGLLFCSLLLTTGSSLQCEVCSAIGKTCSSDKVDCPAGEDTCATYLYAPSAPNISITTFRKLCLTEAGCRNATKQIGEVFEDKGRLIKVGCNKASEGAPFVLLALSGLLLMKVLL, encoded by the exons ATGAGGCTTAGACGGCGCACTTCCTTCACCATGCAGCTTCTCCTGGGACTCCTCTTCTGCTCTCTGCTTCTCACTACAG GTTCCTCCTTGCAGTGTGAGGTTTGCAGTGCCATTGGGAAAACATGTTCCAGTGATAAGGTGGATTGCCCTGCTGGAGAAGATACCTGTGCCACCTATTTGTATGCACCTTCAG CACCAAACATCAGCATCACAACATTCAGGAAATTATGCCTTACGGAGGCAGGATGcagaaatgcaacaaaacagATAGGGGAGGTTTTTGAAGACAAGGGACGTCTTATAAAGGTTGGATGTAACAAGGCCTCTGAGGGAGCTCCATTTGTCCTCCTGGCACTCTCTGGGCTCCTGTTGATGAAGGTCCTCCTTTAA